In the genome of Xiphias gladius isolate SHS-SW01 ecotype Sanya breed wild chromosome 1, ASM1685928v1, whole genome shotgun sequence, the window tttttatttaatcagttcTACGCTTATTAGCAATTGATATGTCATACTTTGTTTACAACGCATGGACACATTTGAGTGGTCATTTTCTAGCCTCGTCACCTTGTAATGATATGTTATTGCCATAATTCATTTAGCATTTCACAACCTAATCTTTAAATAACTCTGATGTGGCTTATGCTTTTTCTCCAGACTGATGTGAAGACAACTATTGAACCACCTATTAAAAAGTTGGAGCCTAAGTTACTTCCAGGTGAGTTTATTTTAGACACTATCCTAAGAATAGgttgcaccaaaaaaaaaggaaaaaaaaagtttcaagtGTTTGATCAAAAGCAGATCTGACATTCTTGGCATGTTGAAATTTTCTTTAGACATTATGTTAAGAACCAGACAAAATTCTGTATTTACCTTCACATGGGATCAGATGGTACCATGGATGCAGACCTGTACTCTGGCAAAAAAGgctgtattttgtcatttattgtaCAGAACTACAGAAAGCATTGTCTTTAGCCTGGTTCCATCTTAAAGCTACTAAAATCAAGAATTAGGGATGTCACTTGTGAGTATGTCACTTTgagtctgatttgtttttccttagACTACTATGTGGTCTCAAAGTCCCTAGATCCAGCCATGAGAGTGTGGATTAAGCTAATTTTGTGGTCTTGGATAATAAGTCAccctatttttgtttttacaaagaaGGCAGTGTTCAATAAGACTGGTCTAACAAGCCTTTCAGCTCAGGCAAACATGTCAATCGTCTCAAACTTAGCAAATTCAAGTAGTCCCAAATCTTATGCGGGTGCTGACTAATTGTTTGGGACATTCATCATTGCCTTAAATCTTTGCGTCCCTAAGATGCAAAGCCATTTATATGCTTTATAACCATCTTTGTCATCAAAATAAGAATTGGGAAAACACCATGAGTTGCCATTGTGCTGTGCTACCAGTTGTTTAAATTAGTAATATTGCTTTTGGAAATTGCTACTATAATAGATGAACATTGTAATGCTCTATAAAGTCAACAGAAATGAGCATTTATTGCAGCTTAAAAAATTAATCGGCCACCAGCAAAAAGGAGATGTGTGAGGAGGCTCCACAATGTTGTTTAAATTTATGAGAAACTTCCCTTTTTATAGAATTTTTGCCCCAGGTCTTGAGtgtttttgtgctctttttACTCTCTATCTgtttctacttctacttctttTAATATACCTATTTCCATCCCAGAGTTTCTGTAGCAACTGTAGTCCTTGTGTTGCTTGTCTCTTTCCTGAGCTGTTGAATTTTCAAATctttcaaaattacaaaaaaatgacactggTGGGaggaaattttattttctataactatttcattttaaattttcaaaactgcaattttttGAAATTACTTGTTGATGGAAAATTTTGATTGATTCATTAAAATGGGTTTAAAAtggccttttcttttttaaaatatcgGGAGCATTTGCAGTTGGTAATTGTTAAACATCAATTGTCAGTATATTTGTCAATCAGCACAACTCTATCAGGCGCTTCTGTTCAgttgtttgctgttttctcaGAATGCGAGTGCACCTCCTCATGAGGATTTAGAAACCTCATCCTGCCAGTGATATTTGCATGAGCAGCAGATTAGTGGAAAGTGCTCTTTAAAGCACAATTCCTCTCCTCCGTGGTCTTTCTACCTCTGTCAGTTGTGGGAAGTTAAAATTTTTACgggaaacacttttttttaattatagatATAAAAGTTGATTTAAGATATGGAATAGTTAATTCCTTCAAGCTGTGCCAAGTAATGCAGTAAGTGCAGCTAGTTAATTAACTGGATCAGCAGGAAAGCCtttcttttaatgatttattttggGTTGAGTCTGAAGAGTTGACTTGGGAGCCTCATGGGAGTGGTTTGACACGCCCTTTACATAGTGtcatgttgtgtgttgtttgcagTAACTATGCAGAAATGTCCACTTAAAAGGTAAAAACTCTTTGTGCgtagattaatttatttttctatagaGCCACTCTCAAAAACAgttcttcattttcaaaagtgcttCACTGAGGTGAAGTGTATTTTACTAATGTCACAGTCAACATGAGAATTTGAATTGACTACCTGCTAAATGGCTGGTAGAACGAAACTTTTCATCCACTCCCAGGCAGCATTTGCCGCAACATTGTTGTTGCTCCATTACCATCCTGCTTTTAGAGCTGGACGGACGAAGTTCCATGAATCCATGAGCAGCTTCCTTTTTGATAACATACTGCTCATTTGCTGCATGTTGCTCAGACGCAGAGCTTTGAAGTGACTGTGTAGGACTCCACCCTGCTTCCCCAGTTCTCATCTTTTAAAGAACCCCTGGGGCAACTTTTTATAGCCACATTTTTGTCTCTACATTAATCGTTTTGTCATCATGTTAAGGGGCAGGGGTCATTGTACTCATAAAAGATAGTATGTGAAAAGCTGCCTTGTTAGCCTAAAGCTGAGGTAAAATCTGTAATGTCACATACATTTGGCAGAACTTCAGGGACTGACTAAACTATGGATGTGTTTGGGACCtcttggctttttttccccccaacagAATCCTTGAGTAATATAGCTTCAACTGTTTAAAGCATTTAGCTTTGGTTTTGAAACTCAGCCCTTCACAACCATGCTGCTATTATAGAAAAGATTTCAAGATGCGATATCTGTAAGTGACCTCAGCTTCCTAATAGGTTTCATAATTATTGACATATAAAGAAAATTATGATATACAGTGTCTGCTATGCTTTTGGAGAATCACAaaatttatcattaaaatcttGGTTAGCAGAGGGCGGTTAGGTTCAAAAGTGATGCAtaggtgtgtgtttctctgttagCTTTAAGTATAGTAAGATTAATCAACATTATTTGGGGAGCTTGTGAAACGTTGCTGTCATTTATCTTCCTGCCcactaaataaaaacagtaacgTTTTCTGTTAGACTAGTTGAACTTGTTTTTTGATTGTACCCAGTTTTGATTTAAAGCATGTGAAGACTTGGTTAAGTTTCATCATGGATAGTGGATGGTTCTTAGTCTAATAAAAGGCAATCGTAGGCTACTTTTTGTAGCCACATTCTTGTCtataaattcattgttttttgatCTATGTACAAAGGTCATGTTACTCTAtactactgtaaaaaaaaatcagcatgtttttaaagaactatttttttgttaattttttttttttttttttaaaatcagtatcAGTTTTTGCTCCTCAAACTGTCACTATTTCCCTTCAACAGTGACATTAAGACTAAAACCTGTAACTTTGAGCTACCACTTCTTATGCATCTAAATGCACTAAGTAACAACAGAAAGGTTAATGGTGGAAAGATGATGTTATCCAAGAGCTATTCTGTATGCATGGAGATCGAGAAATGCCATCACTAAATTGATAATGTGTAATGAACAAATTATCTAAAATCCATGACGCAAAACCTGGGTCTTTGGTAGGTTTTATTACAAAGCAGTATGTTTGTAAAttagacaattttttttttttttaggaaacgAGAAATTGAATGGTTATTATTCAACAGTAATATAAGTCATATAAGTTTTGGTACAGATATTTAACAAACTTtgggaaacagaaagaggaactGCAAATGCCACTTTTCAACATGGTAACAGGATGCCTCTAAGTTCATTACAGTACAGTGGAAGTACTGAAGCCGTTTCTTTATTTTGCCTTTCTAATCTTCATTTTCTATGTTTCCTTGAGCTGTAGTAGTTGACTGTAAGCTTTACACTCACAtctttatttcttgtttgtttgttaccAGGGGAGATAGTAGTTAATGAGGTGAACTTTGTGAGGAAATGCATCAGCGCTGAAAGCAGCCAGGATGACCTTTGGGGGAAGTTGATATGCACCAACTTTAAGGTCTCCTTCATCCCTCAGGATGTGCCAGCTAAACAGGTATTTGTGTGGACTGAAGTTTTCTAAAGCACTCAAACTGTGTTGCTTTGAATATTTCCCAATTCTTGGTAGTAGTTCAAATATGTAGTGCTCTTTTAATGCAGCTGGTTGGATGTCcgtgataatgataatgataaatgtaTCAACCAATTTTTTGGAACTTCCTCATACAGCTCTTAACAGTGTTTAAAGTTTTATCAGGCTTGAAATGAAGAATGGGTACAATTCTAGCTTTATCTTTGTGAAACCTGTTAGCTCCACCAGCATACTGCTGAATATCTTGAATAGTTTTATTTCCTCAGCCATGGTTGTATGTGCAGTGCATCTGGCAAGGAGGAAGGAAAACTTGTGTACTTTCCTGCACTACATTGTCAGTGATATCGCACAAGAAGTGAGAGAACAGACGTCATTTCCAGCTATGTGGCAGATTGTTGTTGTGATAACAAAATGGAACCTGGTCATTGCTCAGTCTGAGGGAATTAACTTGATCTACCAGCCAGTATTTGAGACAATATTTTAATAAGTTATGGGTGTATTAGAGCTGTGTACAGAAtgtcaaatgtacatttttgttgtttgccttTACCACAGAAGTTCCAGTTGTCCCACCTGCTGCTTGGAGAGCACGACATCCCCCTGACCTGTTTGGAGCAAGTAGTAACAGGTACATCTGGTGCCAACATTTGTAGTGGCAAAcgtgaaaaattgtttttatgagAAAGTATTTCGCAGCTTGCTGCTGTCATCAGACATTCATTTACTGACTTTCACATGTAGAAATCTATTTACTAGtccaaatgtttttattttgtctgatcaGTAACCAGAATACCCCAAACTCTTAATTTCCTAATGatattaaataagtaaataaaaactaatattggcatttttttaaCAGGTGTGTAATCTCTCACACAGTCAAATTTCTGCTGATCTAGCATCCTAACCCACTAATTTTACAAGAGTGCTCTACAGTGAGAATTAAAGTTAGATGGGGCCCAGTCCTCTCCTCACTAATCTTTGACAGCTTGGGTGACTGGTCTCGTTTGCTGTTCATTCCTGGTCAGCAATCTGATAATGCGTGATGTCACAGCTAAGTGTTTAGTGGCAGTGCAGCCTGGCTGGGATTAGCCTTGTTTATACTGGATATCTCATTGCTGTCGATTGCTGACAGTGCAAGGGCAACAGCCCAGAGCAAGGTTTGTTGTGTCAGTGATGAAGCATGAGGCTTTGTTTTACCCAGCTTGTTTTTGACCTGTTAGAACTGGGCTATGAAAGACTTTGTTACCATTATGagatttgtaaaaaataaaggagcatcaggaataatgaatgaatttgacTAGACTGATGAGTGGTATTGTGGCATAACTGTTTGTTTCTTCACACAGTATGTGATTTGTGCCATGGTTGTGTGGTATGGTCTCAATGGCCCAGCAAGAGTCAAAATCCCATATTATATCTAGCTTAATTTTGAAACTCATAAatcataatgataaataataatctGTAATAGTAATCTTTAATGGTATATGTTTAGATCAAAGTCATAGTTACTTCTCTGCATAAATGCAGTACTCTCACAACCTACAGCCTCCACTCCTACAAGTTTCATTCAAACATGATGTATTGATGCACAAAGATAgaacattcaatatttttgttgagcCTGGAAAAAgctattaatttgttttttgatgtgctagtttttcttttattggttGCCAAATTCTTTTTGATGTGCTGTTGCCTAAACTGACGCAACTCTCAACACTTTGTGAAattgaaacaaatattttattcttgaaataatacaaaagacTGTTATTCAGCCTTAGCAGAGGTACAATATGTGTTGAGTGTTTTGTAGTTGACATTAATACCTGTTGTGTCCAAAGGGAAAGCTTTAAAATTCAATCTTGCATACCTTAGGACTGACACCTGCATTCATTTAAGTTTTCTAATCATACTGTTGTGTTTGCTCCTCTCAGTGAATGATACAAAGGGGAAGAAGAAAGTGTTGGGGTCAAATCAGAAGCTGAAGTTCAACCCCACTGAACTCATCCTCTACTGCAAAGACTTGCGCATCATAAGGTTCTGCTTTGATGAGGCCGGGCCCGAGAGTGCCAAAAAGGTGAGTGATTACAGAAAGTTTTCCCAGGTTGTTCGAGATCAATTTGAGTAACTGGATGGCTTTTTAAGAAGCTTTTAAGTATCCGCTTAGTGTGGATATAGAGCTAAAGTTAGTAAGTGTCTACCACctattttggggaaaaaaagggaacttGTGGATggattgaatgaatgaatgaatgaatgaataaacaaataaaataacaaaaataaaccaaactgcAATTTAAAGATATTAAATCCACTGTGtgtgaaattgaaaaatttCTCATCTCTGACTTTGACCCTGTGGTAGCATCAAAAACTTATTATCGCAACCTCACTTCTGTCATAGACCTGATCTGGGGACACAGATAGCACCAGTTTTCACCACAATTAGCTTTTGCAGTCACAATAATTTGTAAGATGCTTTAATCGCATGAAATTCTACACACAGTGAATTCAACTTATGAACCATTAGTATAAACTTTCTGTTAATCCTTCTTACTGAGTAATTGCTCAGAATTAACCATTCCCTTTTCGCAGTTTCCTCTGCCCATTTCACTGTTGGTTGTTGCTGAccaaagttttcttttcatgacTACGTGAGctcaccacatacacacactacacacaatTCTGTGACCACTTCCTCTGTCACAAGGATGTTTATATCAAAAAAATTTTTATGTGCTACTCACTCACCCTCCACCTGAATAGAATTAAGTTCTCTAACAGGATTTCAGTGTGGCCATTAGCCAAACAATGAATAAGAGACATCGAGGACAATGCCATTAAAGGCAAAGGAAACTGAGACTGATCCTGATTGTAGAAACAACTGGGACTTGACTTGACTCATCTCCTGCTCAGAGAGATCAGAGGGAGAGATGTTGGAGCTCAGTTTAGTAGGGTCCAAGTAGGCCATTGTGACGAGATGAATTTTTTAGTAGCCATACATTAAAATGATGAGTTTTTAATTAAGGCTGGGGGGtagtgacaaattaaatatcATACATGTTTTAAACCAGATACCTCAATACTAAGATAGATTGAtataatgtgacatttaaagATATCTTAAGATGACTGGTGGTGATTTCAGAAGACAGTTACCTACAacggaaattaaaagaaattatcAATGATATAGATTCAGCCATATAGAGGCATTTAtgttaaaatcagttaaaaGTATCTTACATGCATAGAAACTGGGTCCACTCACCTTTAATGTAGccaggaaaacacacatttccttgTTTATATCAGTCAGTTATGTACTCGGTTGAATTGTTGTGGAAACAAGCAGTAGGCTGGATTTACCAAGACTTTCAGGCTCTTATAGctaattttttggaaaattttgaaagaagaaaaaaaaaaaaagcaaaccagGAAGTTGTAACATTGGACACAGCCTTCCAGGTGCACGTGAACATGCAACTCTTTGTGGTATAGTTTTCCACCTCAAAACACAGTCAACAgtaacaaatataaacatacacccTTTTCATACTCTGTAAGCACCAATGTTGTTAAAAATTTGGAAtttggaaatggggaaacactggaaatgaaatttgTATTTGTGACTTATGAGCACAAAGGTCTTCAGGAGCTCTCAGCTTTCTGCAACCTCACCACAGAGTAGGGAGCTCTATATCTCTTTACAGTATGCCAGTGAAAAGTGTGTGAATGCATACAGTTGCACATCTGATCTCTTCTCATGTCATCTGGGAATAATTTTTGTGTAGGTTTTGGAGGACTAGGAGCTCAATGGCACATACCTACAGCACATTTGGTTAACAGCAACATTACAGTATGGTATCGCATTGGACAGGGTCTCTTTGCCTTGAGTATTACAAGTCTCTGTttatagattaatttaatttgaatccAAAATGCAATGTTTAACTCTTTATTTCGTGTCCTGTACTGCATACAACAGAATATGGAAGGTTGATGATGTATAGAGAACTAAAATAGAAAtgtctctcctccctcactcccttTGAGTTTATTTATGGACACCATGTATGTAATTACAGTGTGAACCTAAAACAGGGCTCatgtcttttttcagtttgtgacaTGGAATTAAGCCAGCCTATAATAGTGTATTTTGCCATAGGAAATTACAGAGTTGGGAGCAGCCTtgtctacacacaaacacacacacgcaccagacacacacacacacacttttctgtgTCCTCTTGTGTTATTCACGGCTCTACTGCTGAATGGACTGCTTTGTGTGACTCTAGTGGGGCCACAGAGAGATTCGTTCCTGTAAACTGTAGCAGGctgtcaaacatttatttttccaggtgTCACTTGTTCTTGTGTTTGTATGGTTAAAGACCATGCCTGAGTGAACCAGAGTTTGGGAACTGATTGGTTGTGATGAAACCTAATCTGCATTGATGAAGTATGATTCCACCATTCAAATGTACTTATATTTCATTGTactatttcatttcattttcatcatatcCCATAAAAATACCTTTTCTTCTTTATATTTTAGGTTTGCCTTGCTATCGCCCACTATTCCCATCCAGCAGATCTTCATCTGCTGTTTGGCTTTGAGTATCAAGGACGGCGATACCATGAATCTAAAGGTACTCTTATAGCATGCcatatttctttcagtgtttatCTTTGCTGCAAATCCAAATTCAAGAACTGCCACTTCCAAATTTAACTATCCACGTTTAATATATCTGCGTTATACACAAGAAATAAtctcaaagtgtgtgtgtatttccagAGGAGCGAGTCAATGGCTCAATCTCTCGACGAGGATTACAGACCCCCATTTTTGACCGTCCATCTGACTGGGATCGGGAGATCAAGAGAACGGGTGCTTCAGAGTGGAGGGTGTGCTCCATCAACGAGAGTTATGCCACCTCACCAAGGTTTTCAGTTCATGTTATTTGTTATAGGCAAATTATGATGGGCGTTGTAGGCAAAGCATGTCTGTAGCTCCTACAGTTGGCCTTAGTTGTTATGGACACTCACCCATTATTCATACTTGGTATTTTTTGGCAAGACACTATATTTACACTGTACGCCTTTTTGCTTATTTCATGAATAACTTGGCCAGAAACAAAATTTGTGAATGTCTTAGTGTAACCTGCAAGTCTATTTTAGACAATACATGCTATTCATCTGATTTCAGGGGTGACATCATGATGGGTTTCAAAGTTAGGATTGTACAGTGTTTTATGTGGAATTGGAGAAAAGACTCAAAAATAATCCAGTGCTAACAAGTTATTTTCAGAACATCAACAAAGGGTTTCAGTACCATTAGTACAATATTATGTTATTTCAGCATCAAGCAACACAGCCTAGCTTATTCATATGAAAAATATGGGCATTACAATATGTGAGGAGTACAGCccaaatgttcagtttctgcTATAGGATGTCACTTTCTGACTGTAATGTGGGAGTCCTGGGAagcatgaaaatacattttcttagATGTGctcctttcattttgtttttatagtgtTGTCATGTGTAACACCAAACTTTCTCTAAACTCCTCTTCTCAGTCTTCCAGAATTTATTGTGGTCCCAGTTTCTCTGGCAGATCAAGATCTAAAGCGGTACTCATTATTCTTCGCTGATAATCGCATTCCGGTGAGTATCTAAGCTCTGATATCTCCATTAAATTTATGCTGTTTATCAAACTCGGCTTATGAATACTTTTCATTTATCCaaagtccaaagacatgcaggttaggttaattggtgtgaatgtaaataatgtaaataaatgtaatgtaaataagGATGTTATTTTATTAGCAAATTTAAGGACCAACAATGTAGTCATTTGTAATCATTATCTGCTATTTCCAAGTAGTCCCCGGTTCGAACTCTCCGAGCAGTCCGTTTATTTTCTAATTGCTCCAtttccaattttattttcatagctcTGGTGCTGGAATCACCCGAATGGGAGCGCTCTTGTCCGCATGGCCAGCATAATTGATCCAATACAGCAGAGGAAGATTGAACAGAGGTAGTGCAAACCTCTCTGCTTCATTCCACTTCAGAGCATGAATTAAACGTTGttttttactctctctttcacactaTAATTATAGTAGTAGCCAGCAGATGGTAAAAAAGTATTGAGACTTGTCATTATTTGATGTAAATGTAATCATATATTTTTAGCCCAAGTTTTTGATAATTATCCTGTTTATGGTAATAAACTTAATGATGTTTGCTTGCCACAGTAGTTTTTAAGACATCTCTAATCCAGCCATCAACATGTGTTGTGGTAGGGTCCTTACTGCCATCACAAAAAGCCACCCACAGCAAAGTGATGTCTTGAAGTCTGATCTGGACAAGTGTCTGCCTAACCTCCAGGATATCCAGAGTGCCTTTGTTAAAGTCAGGCAGATCTGTGTCATAGGTGAGCCCCATTGCAATTTTTAATAGTAACAGTAGATGACCACTGCAAATATTCAACTTCTGTGTGCAGTGTAATTTAATGCAAATTTCTTCGCTGTGGAAATGGAATGGGTTTCTTGACATGGTTTGACTGTTTGGATCATGTGCAGATCCTTTTGAGGAGTCTGAGGAGAGGTGGCTTTCATCCATTGAAAACTCACGATGGCTGGAGCACGTCAGGTATATAAACAACCTGTCACTGCACGATAGCTCTGTATAAACTACCGGTGTTGTAGTAGTttatacagagacaaaattgtTCTCATAGTTACATCTGGAATATAACATACCTGCATGAAGATTTTGTATTGTTTATGATTAAGTTGTAtgggaaaataattatttaagaTGCATTTCCATATCCTGTATAAGTTACACCTTTTGTTTGTGggctacatttattaatgttgTTTCTGTAAAACTACATTGTATGCCcttaatatttctgtatttttagtgtaaaaatacactCGAGATGAGTTACTTGATTGGACAGCAGGACTATTTAGCCATGAAATCTTTGGTCTGGTGACAATCTGATGTTTTGAGCTGAGCAGCAATGGGGTACTGTCATCTGATTGCCTGGCCAGTAATTAGTCCACAAGGACAAAAAGGACTTAAACAGTAAAGTTTATATCAATTTCAAGTTATGAAAGCTAATATGGTTTACTTAGAAAGTATAAGTCcatgtttttcagtcagttaACATGTATGTTCTGCTTGTGACCCAAGGGCGTTTTTGAGGCATGCAGCTGAGATAGTGTACTGCCTGGATGTAAAGAATGCTTCAGTCATTCTCCAAGGTAAAACTCTCTCTTTGTAAGTTATTTCCACTAGTTATTAGTCCCCATCGTGTTTATGGGtcatgttttacagtttcaaaccGGGCAGTCATAGAGCAGCGCCATTGTGTATTCTTCAGTCTTGCATGGTGCAAAGTGAacttttgattttattggtCCATCATTTGGGATATTCTAGCAATGTTTGGGTTTAAATAGATGTTGCATATTAGCcaaaacacatgtaaaaaataatgtggTCAAATTAGaataattaacatattttttttcagtctgactGATCTTGAAAGTACTTTCCTTGCAAACAGCTCGTTAAAGTTTTTGGTATCTCTCATTCTACATTTAAGTTCTATACGAAATAGAACCTAGAAATACCATGAtgtggatgactgagaatcttcacagaaaTGCTCTCATTCTACACTTGTACAGAGGAAGAAGACCGAGACCTGAACTGTGTAGTGTCCTCATTGGTGCAGCTCATGTTGGATCCTCACTATCGCAGCCTCATTGGCTTTCAGAGTTTGGTGCAGAAGGAGTGGGTGATGGCTGGCCATCGCTTCCTGGACAGATGCAACCACTTAAAGAAGAATGACAAGGAGGAGGTATTTGTCGAATAGAAATTGATCCAATCATTGAAGCGCTGACCTAATGATTTCCTGAGACACTCATACATCTTGTCGTTTGTCTGTCTCTATTCTCTCGGTCAAGTCCCCACTGTTCATGCTGTTCCTGGACTGCGTGTGGCAGATGATGAACCAGTACCCAGCAGCATTTGAGTTCACAGAGGCCTATCTGACAGTACTGAGTGATAGCATGTGGATCCCACTCTTCAGTAGTTTCCTTTTCAATTCTCCCAAACAGCGGGCTCAGCACTTAAAGGTGAGCAATACATGCATAGGATTGTATAATTATTtctttagtttaatttaatagATATATTTATGCATGGAAATGCCACAGAGAATAGTGCTGCTGTTTGGTCCTGTGCACCAAATGCAACAAATTCAACCAGAATCCAGAATATATGTTTAATTCAATTGAATAAGAGAAAAATTTTGCAAAGATGGTAGttgatgaaatttaaaaaaaacaaaaaaaaacttacataacaaaaaaatgatcagatttgtgtttgtttaaaagttgAACATAAAGATAATATTAGATCTATCAGAATGCGTTCATATGTTACTAAAAGTCCATTTGTGcctgtaaaagaaaagagagtAAAAAACATGTTATAATTCCAGGTGATAGTGTGTAACAAAGCAGAGACTATAATTTCTTTCTGTGGGTGTCAGATAATTGACAGGAAAGAGTGCAACGTAATGCACGCAGATAGAATAACATTTAGCTTGTGGTCGGGAAAGTAACCAATAAACTTGACAAAAGCAAATTATAGCAGTTACGTTTTTTTGTCTACCTTCATGGATTTTCATCTCAAGTCTGGAggcttttttcatatttttcaaaaatgttttttgtctgatACTATGTACAGACATGTACAGAGAAGGAATAATGTTGTCTTTACTCTACAGGACTTCGCCAAGAATAAAGCCATCCCTCAAGGAGAAGACCAGGTTGTTTATTTCCCTCCTGTTTGGGACTGGTCACAGCAGTTCTCCACTAAAGACCAAACCCTCTTTAACAACCCCATGTATGTGGGCAAAGGGGCTGCCTGTGTTCAGAATGGGGAAGTGAAAACCTTCAGACGCACAAAGGTATGTAACACGCTGAGCTTTA includes:
- the mtmr10 gene encoding myotubularin-related protein 10 isoform X1 is translated as MFSGKPMKPTFKCYLPPLQTDVKTTIEPPIKKLEPKLLPGEIVVNEVNFVRKCISAESSQDDLWGKLICTNFKVSFIPQDVPAKQKFQLSHLLLGEHDIPLTCLEQVVTVNDTKGKKKVLGSNQKLKFNPTELILYCKDLRIIRFCFDEAGPESAKKVCLAIAHYSHPADLHLLFGFEYQGRRYHESKEERVNGSISRRGLQTPIFDRPSDWDREIKRTGASEWRVCSINESYATSPSLPEFIVVPVSLADQDLKRYSLFFADNRIPLWCWNHPNGSALVRMASIIDPIQQRKIEQRVLTAITKSHPQQSDVLKSDLDKCLPNLQDIQSAFVKVRQICVIDPFEESEERWLSSIENSRWLEHVRAFLRHAAEIVYCLDVKNASVILQEEEDRDLNCVVSSLVQLMLDPHYRSLIGFQSLVQKEWVMAGHRFLDRCNHLKKNDKEESPLFMLFLDCVWQMMNQYPAAFEFTEAYLTVLSDSMWIPLFSSFLFNSPKQRAQHLKDFAKNKAIPQGEDQVVYFPPVWDWSQQFSTKDQTLFNNPMYVGKGAACVQNGEVKTFRRTKQKTYSSTLRGTPASLRNGLRGGEDTLTRRGSLVSELKPDFSPVKDESPSERFFRDWFSQPADQQGLLIPLLMPSHMALWKLFFLRWVPEACIPKGGPMTAYHKLSQLVDEIEILQSKLRQYKGPSPGSTPIPSPSGPPSDQRRMYFKASSPNDPPTPPDFLTSSFPFTPMGNLCRRSIHGTPISKFLNGARIWLSTETLANDTV
- the mtmr10 gene encoding myotubularin-related protein 10 isoform X2, producing the protein MFSGKPMKPTFKCYLPPLQTDVKTTIEPPIKKLEPKLLPGEIVVNEVNFVRKCISAESSQDDLWGKLICTNFKVSFIPQDVPAKQKFQLSHLLLGEHDIPLTCLEQVVTVNDTKGKKKVLGSNQKLKFNPTELILYCKDLRIIRFCFDEAGPESAKKVCLAIAHYSHPADLHLLFGFEYQGRRYHESKEERVNGSISRRGLQTPIFDRPSDWDREIKRTGASEWRVCSINESYATSPSLPEFIVVPVSLADQDLKRYSLFFADNRIPLWCWNHPNGSALVRMASIIDPIQQRKIEQRVLTAITKSHPQQSDVLKSDLDKCLPNLQDIQSAFVKVRQICVIDPFEESEERWLSSIENSRWLEHVRAFLRHAAEIVYCLDVKNASVILQEEEDRDLNCVVSSLVQLMLDPHYRSLIGFQSLVQKEWVMAGHRFLDRCNHLKKNDKEESPLFMLFLDCVWQMMNQYPAAFEFTEAYLTVLSDSMWIPLFSSFLFNSPKQRAQHLKDFAKNKAIPQGEDQVVYFPPVWDWSQQFSTKDQTLFNNPMYVGKGAACVQNGEVKTFRRTKKTYSSTLRGTPASLRNGLRGGEDTLTRRGSLVSELKPDFSPVKDESPSERFFRDWFSQPADQQGLLIPLLMPSHMALWKLFFLRWVPEACIPKGGPMTAYHKLSQLVDEIEILQSKLRQYKGPSPGSTPIPSPSGPPSDQRRMYFKASSPNDPPTPPDFLTSSFPFTPMGNLCRRSIHGTPISKFLNGARIWLSTETLANDTV